Proteins encoded together in one Antennarius striatus isolate MH-2024 chromosome 13, ASM4005453v1, whole genome shotgun sequence window:
- the LOC137606382 gene encoding semaphorin-4F-like, translated as MASLAPKQSMLVEWSSRKVLGNSDYTIYMVASWAVTLGGMEDGKILGPEELRGVSYFSTFLMDHSSGMLYLGARDAILAVDTNKLNQQPQMIVWDVPEEKRRSCMDKGKTQADCNNYIRLLEFVSDGRLYVCGTYAFDPQCAFLDLSSFTLEKTEGGGVKMETGRGTFPFEPSQPYTAIMADGILYTAATKNFLGTHFSISRATGAAEERIRTEDSINWLNDPKFVSSAFIQRSPENNPTGDDDKIYFFFTEVANEYDLHTEVKVPRVARVCKSDVGGMRTLQRRWTTFLKAKLVCEDRPSGQRYNNLTDVFTTEYTPGDPSSTHFYGLFSQWEPEVSAVCVFSLSDISNVMAGPYKERKETCHSWLNPEPVPIPRPGQCLNAALKAAGFDSSQNLPDKVLVFARNHPLMAQRVTAAPLLVRKGVTYTKLAVTLTDNGQEQKRALMHLGTTRGELHRVAIANGNTTLLQEIPLFSSQEPVNNILLYQDWALVGSPMSLARVQAKGCSLYPSCEVCARARGLGCVWSTMEGACRATTAEPPPGDIIDEAMQMCDIGEGRCTPKTRELRVLVGLRLLLLCIQLSPRPCSWEYPPHTHARQHGSDLEVTVMEDSLGIYVCTCQEGGPGIRNPTFCRRAAYQLTLQATSVPPTGGTATAKGRSRHILAIYILVFCGGLVLGALLHYFLCHRRGIGHQEQNKPDNSLLSETGKELSGSSTTHNAIHSNPSNGHESSLNVYCITSYT; from the exons ATGGCATCTCTAGCACCCAAACAGAGCATGCTTGTTGAATGGTCCAGCAGGAAGGTGCTGGGCAactcagattacaccatctacatggt AGCCTCTTGGGCAGTGACTTTGGGTGggatggaagatggaaagaTCCTCGGCCCAGAGGAGTTGAGGGGAGTGAGCTACTTCAGCACCTTCCTGATGGACCACTCATCAGGCATGCTGTATTTGGGCGCTAGAGATGCCATATTGGCTGTGGACACCAACAAACTGAACCAACAACCCCAAATGATTGTTTGGGATGTTCCTGAGGAAAAGAGGAGGTCTTGTATGGACAAAGGAAAGACACAGGCTGACTGTAACAACTACATCCGTCTGCTGGAGTTTGTGAGCGATGGACGCCTCTACGTATGCGGCACCTACGCCTTTGACCCCCAGTGTGCCTTTTTGGACCTATCATCCTTTACTCTGGAGAAAACTGAGGGTGGAGGAGTGAAGATGGAAACAGGGAGGGGCACATTTCCCTTTGAACCCAGTCAGCCCTACACAGCTATTATGGCAGATGGTATTCTGTACACAGCAGCCACCAAGAACTTCCTGGGGACACATTTTAGCATCTCCCGGGCAACAGGTGCTGCAGAGGAGCGAATCCGAACCGAAGATTCCATCAACTGGCTAAATGACCCAAAGTTTGTGAGCTCAGCCTTCATACAGCGGTCTCCAGAAAACAACCCAACGGGAGACGATGACAAGATCTACTTCTTTTTCACTGAGGTGGCTAACGAGTATGATCTTCACACCGAAGTCAAAGTGCCGAGAGTGGCACGTGTCTGCAAGTCTGATGTGGGAGGAATGAGGACACTGCAGCGACGCTGGACCACCTTTCTTAAGGCaaagctggtgtgtgaggacAGACCCAGTGGTCAGCGCTATAACAACCTAACTGATGTTTTCACCACAGAATACACACCAGGCGACCCCAGCAGCACACACTTCTATGGATTGTTCTCCCAGTGGGAACCAGAGGtatcagcagtgtgtgtgttcagtctttCTGACATCAGCAACGTGATGGCTGGTCCTTATAAAGAGCGGAAGGAGACCTGCCACAGCTGGCTTAACCCTGAGCCTGTTCCCATACCAAGACCTGGCCAATGCTTGAATGCTGCTCTGAAGGCTGCAGGATTTGACTCTTCACAGAATCTTCCTGACAAGGTGTTGGTGTTTGCAAGAAATCACCCTTTGATGGCGCAACGTGTAACTGCAGCACCCCTACTTGTCCGCAAGGGAGTCACATACACTAAGCTGGCTGTGACACTGACAGACAATGGACAGGAGCAGAAAAGGGCATTGATGCACCTTGGGACAACTCGTGGGGAGCTCCACCGGGTGGCAATAGCGAACGGCAATACCACCTTGCTGCAGGAGATTCCTCTGTTCTCCTCACAGGAGCCTGTAAACAATATACTGTTGTACCAGGACTGGGCTCTGGTGGGCAGCCCTATGTCTCTGGCTCGTGTCCAGGCTAAAGGCTGCTCTCTATATCCCAGCTGTGAGGTGTGTGCCAGAGCCAGAGGCTTAGGCTGTGTATGGAGCACAATGGAAGGAGCCTGCAGGGCAACGACGGCCGAGCCTCCCCCGGGTGATATTATTGATGAAGCCATGCAAATGTGTGACATAGGAGAAGGACGCTGTACCCCTAAAACCAGGGAGCTTCGAGTCCTTGTAGGTCTGCGCCTCCTTTTGCTGTGTATCCAGCTGTCTCCCAGGCCCTGCAGCTGGGAATAtcctccccacacacacgccAGGCAACACGGCTCTGACCTGGAAGTGACTGTAATGGAAGACAGCCTGGGAATATACGTCTGCACTTGCCAGGAGGGTGGGCCGGGTATCAGAAACCCCACCTTCTGCCGCAGAGCAGCCTATCAGCTGACACTACAGG CAACAAGTGTTCCTCCAACAGGAGGAACAGCAACAGCAAAAGGAAGAAGTCGCCACATCCTAGCCATTTACATCCTTGTCTTCTGTGGTGGTTTAGTGCTTGGTGCCTTACTCCACTACTTCTTGTGCCATCGGCGCGGCATTGGCCACCAGGAGCAAAACAAGCCAGATAATTCGCTGTTGTCTGAGACGGGGAAGGAGTTGTCCGGCTCCTCCACCACACACAATGCAATCCACAGCAATCCCAGCAATGGTCATGAGAGTTCCCTGAATGTCTACTGTATCACAA GTTACACATAG